GTGACCTCCGTGACCTCCGTGACCTCCGTGACCTCGGTGAGAGATCCTCCGTGAATCACTTGACGGGGCACCGGGCGCGCGGCATCATTGCCTCCCCGCCGTCCCGCAGCCCCATCTTCGCTCCGCTCCCACACTTGACCGACCGCGGCACCGACTTCGACGCGCTCTTCGCGCGCGAGCGCTGGCTGGTGATGCGCGAGCGCCACCGGCAGGCCCTGGCCAAGCGCTGGTTCCTCTGCTTCCTGTCGGTGGCGATGGCGCTGGCCGGCCACTACACCGGCGCGCTCCGCATCACCCTCGCCGCGGCGGTGGCGCTGGCGCTCGCCACCTTCACCGGCAACGCGCTGGTCGCCGGGCTGCACCGCGCGGGGAAGTTCTCGCCCTGGCAGTTCTGGTTCATCTCCACCCTCGACGTGCTGGTGATCGGCGGGTTCGCGTGGGCGCTGGGGCCGCAGGGGTACCTCGTCCTCCCCTACCTGATCTTCGCCGTGGGCGGGTACGCGCTGGGGATGCCGCGCGCGGCGCAGGTCCAGCTCGCGCTCGCCGCCGTCGTGTATCCTCTCGGCCGCTGGCTGGGGCTGCGCGGGGGAGACGGGCGGGCGGCCGTGGTCATCCTCATCGAGACGCTCTTCCTGCTGGGCACCGGGTGGCTGGCGATGGCGGGCCCCGCCGCCTACACCCGCCGCCTCCGCCGCGTGCGCCATGCGCTGGCCGGCGCGGCGCGGGGCGATTTCACCGCCCGGCTCCCCGGCCGCCACCTGGACGACATCGGCTTCCTTTCCGTCTCGGTGAACAGCATGAGCGAGGCGGTGGGAGAGATGGTGCGCGAGATCCAGGAGCGCGCCCGGGCCCTCGCCCGCCTTTCCGACATCCTGGCGTCGACCGCCGACGAGGTGCAGGCCTCGGCGGCCCTCATCGGCCAGTCGACCGGCGAGGTGGCGCGCGAGGCCCGCGACCAGCTGCAGCTCATCGCGGCCAGCGGCGGCGCGGTCGACGCGGCGAGCCGCGAGGGCGACGCGCTGCGCGAGCAGGCGGCGGCGTCGAGCCGCGAGGCGCGGGAGATGGCGGGTGAGGCGCGGGCGCACGCCGAGCGCATCGGCCGCGCCGGCGGGCTGCTGATGGAGCTGCGCCACGACTACGGCGGGC
The Longimicrobium sp. DNA segment above includes these coding regions:
- a CDS encoding methyl-accepting chemotaxis protein, translated to MTDRGTDFDALFARERWLVMRERHRQALAKRWFLCFLSVAMALAGHYTGALRITLAAAVALALATFTGNALVAGLHRAGKFSPWQFWFISTLDVLVIGGFAWALGPQGYLVLPYLIFAVGGYALGMPRAAQVQLALAAVVYPLGRWLGLRGGDGRAAVVILIETLFLLGTGWLAMAGPAAYTRRLRRVRHALAGAARGDFTARLPGRHLDDIGFLSVSVNSMSEAVGEMVREIQERARALARLSDILASTADEVQASAALIGQSTGEVAREARDQLQLIAASGGAVDAASREGDALREQAAASSREAREMAGEARAHAERIGRAGGLLMELRHDYGGLETAIDALEEAGSHVAGFVTTIQEIAEQTNLLALNAAIEAARAGEQGRGFAVVAGEVRDLATQSAASAAEVAGTVHRTAAAIADVRGRLRAGSVRIAGVGDVADAGRDSLGSIVSGLEHTVRFIERITADVERQAAALAAIRDGMGRIRGITQAAVERAENAAAATENQQAAVGQLAETSQRTAETAVDLDALAGRFRVAAARE